In Bacillus sp. NP247, one DNA window encodes the following:
- a CDS encoding MFS transporter, which produces MDAKEKMTTALTQNNDQFQSPINTIMPRYITLLFSIACGMAVANIYFAHPLLDSLSNAFKINHSTIGVVITITQVCYALGLLLLVPLGDLLNQKRLIIVQMLLSVFALIVVGVAPSSTVLFIGMALVGILATVTQTLVAYASILANPKDRGRIVGFVTSGVVIGILLARTFAGTLTDLAGWRSVYLTSAVLMLFVIGLLYRNLPNLEHKKTAMTYRNLLRSVLLLFVEEKILRIRGILALLIFTSFSILWTSLVLPLSAAPYNLSHTAIGAFGLAGVAGALAATKAGQLADRGFGERTTGIALSLLLLSWLLIKLMNHSLFLLVIGVILLDLAVQAVHVTNQSMLFTVRPEARSRLTASYMIFYSIGSATGAILSTNIYASYGWNGVCILGASVSACALLFWTMTLRRSSQLKEE; this is translated from the coding sequence ATGGATGCTAAAGAAAAAATGACAACTGCTCTTACACAGAATAATGATCAGTTCCAATCACCTATCAATACAATCATGCCCCGCTATATAACTCTATTATTTTCAATAGCTTGCGGGATGGCTGTGGCGAATATATACTTCGCTCATCCTCTACTTGATTCTTTATCAAATGCGTTTAAGATCAACCATTCAACTATTGGTGTCGTTATTACGATTACTCAAGTTTGTTATGCACTCGGATTACTTTTATTAGTTCCACTTGGTGATTTGTTAAACCAAAAAAGACTTATCATTGTTCAAATGCTTTTATCCGTTTTCGCTTTAATTGTGGTCGGAGTCGCTCCTTCCAGTACCGTACTTTTTATAGGTATGGCCTTAGTCGGAATTCTTGCGACTGTTACGCAGACACTCGTCGCATACGCATCCATTTTAGCTAACCCAAAAGACCGTGGGCGAATAGTAGGTTTCGTCACGAGCGGTGTCGTAATAGGAATTCTACTTGCTCGTACATTTGCCGGAACATTAACAGATTTAGCGGGATGGCGTTCCGTTTATCTTACCTCTGCTGTACTTATGCTCTTCGTAATTGGGTTGTTATATCGTAATTTACCTAATCTTGAACATAAAAAAACAGCTATGACCTATCGTAACTTATTACGTTCTGTTCTCTTATTATTTGTAGAAGAAAAGATCTTACGTATTCGCGGAATATTAGCATTGCTTATTTTTACTTCCTTCAGTATTTTATGGACTTCATTAGTTTTACCTCTAAGTGCTGCACCGTATAATCTATCACATACAGCTATCGGAGCATTTGGTCTTGCTGGAGTTGCTGGTGCATTAGCTGCCACTAAGGCCGGACAACTCGCTGATCGCGGATTCGGAGAAAGAACTACTGGCATAGCCTTATCCTTATTATTACTTTCATGGCTCCTAATTAAATTAATGAACCATTCTCTATTCCTACTAGTTATCGGTGTTATCCTTTTAGATTTAGCTGTGCAAGCTGTACATGTCACCAATCAAAGTATGCTTTTCACAGTGCGTCCAGAAGCGAGAAGTCGCCTCACTGCCAGTTACATGATTTTTTATTCTATCGGCAGTGCTACAGGCGCCATTCTTTCCACAAACATTTATGCAAGCTACGGATGGAACGGAGTTTGTATATTAGGTGCATCCGTTAGTGCTTGTGCTCTTTTATTCTGGACAATGACCTTACGACGATCATCACAACTAAAAGAAGAATAA
- a CDS encoding DUF3994 domain-containing protein, whose amino-acid sequence MNAKKLLGVAVPVMLLFGCGVSEKTNTSKQEKTEESKVKESKSNSKKEKVSKEDYPNKVYKLGVEFDKLFAEHNKITREVFDGKKKKSDLVDSVKELNKMLDKFESIDPPAEYVNQQKDFEKAISYFRESFSLINEVFTRKEKREKGDKTDKELIEKSEKLVKEGDIYWLKAFKNLEGDIKVGDGTVSMKDLKELDKKAGINTDNVMKNVKDGTELIGNWGFKGTDGFNMSLILEGDKTFETYGKGEYPNKKNYIEGTWEYDKEAFTIYLHLNKRLVDGVEDTIQKKKIAYKVQDYDGENLRLFNETSFNTIKYVKQS is encoded by the coding sequence ATGAATGCAAAGAAACTACTAGGGGTAGCAGTTCCGGTCATGTTGTTATTTGGTTGTGGAGTTTCTGAGAAAACGAACACTTCTAAACAGGAGAAAACGGAAGAGTCTAAAGTAAAAGAATCGAAGTCTAATAGTAAGAAAGAAAAAGTTTCGAAGGAAGATTATCCTAATAAAGTGTATAAATTAGGGGTAGAGTTTGATAAGTTGTTTGCGGAGCATAATAAAATAACAAGAGAGGTTTTTGACGGTAAGAAAAAGAAATCAGACCTAGTAGATAGTGTGAAAGAATTAAATAAAATGTTAGATAAATTCGAGTCGATAGATCCCCCTGCAGAGTATGTAAATCAACAAAAGGATTTTGAAAAAGCAATTAGTTATTTTAGAGAGTCTTTTTCTTTAATAAATGAAGTATTCACCCGAAAAGAAAAAAGAGAAAAAGGTGATAAGACTGATAAAGAGTTAATCGAGAAATCCGAAAAGCTAGTGAAAGAAGGAGATATTTACTGGCTTAAAGCATTCAAAAATCTTGAAGGGGATATTAAAGTCGGTGACGGTACAGTATCTATGAAAGATTTGAAAGAGTTAGATAAGAAAGCTGGAATTAACACGGATAACGTTATGAAGAATGTGAAAGATGGTACGGAATTAATCGGTAATTGGGGATTCAAAGGAACAGACGGTTTCAATATGTCACTCATTCTAGAAGGTGATAAGACATTTGAAACGTATGGTAAAGGTGAGTATCCAAATAAAAAGAATTATATTGAAGGAACTTGGGAATATGATAAGGAAGCTTTTACAATCTATTTACATCTCAATAAACGTTTAGTAGACGGTGTAGAAGATACAATTCAAAAAAAGAAAATAGCATATAAAGTTCAAGATTATGATGGGGAAAACTTACGATTATTTAATGAGACGTCATTCAATACAATTAAGTATGTGAAGCAAAGTTAA
- a CDS encoding DUF4064 domain-containing protein — MKRTPEFVLGLIGGILGIIISIILIIVAINVMEGFDYKLLAYYSIVLTVQIGLFVLACLVNKVNNKAYGVCMIVVPIVMLFMSLFFLFIPVILQIISGSFAFRTLKLESNS; from the coding sequence TTGAAAAGAACACCTGAATTCGTATTAGGTTTAATTGGTGGTATTTTGGGAATTATAATTTCTATTATTTTAATAATTGTAGCCATTAATGTTATGGAAGGTTTTGATTACAAACTTTTGGCTTATTATTCTATTGTTTTAACGGTTCAAATAGGGTTATTCGTTTTAGCATGTTTAGTAAATAAGGTTAATAATAAAGCTTATGGAGTTTGTATGATCGTGGTTCCTATAGTTATGTTATTTATGTCATTATTCTTTTTGTTTATTCCAGTAATTTTACAAATCATTTCTGGTTCATTTGCATTTAGGACATTAAAGTTAGAATCTAATTCATGA
- a CDS encoding immunity 22 family protein, whose amino-acid sequence MEVHGMVSIWLGNMETQDQLDVYMEVTYDEEGDSIPARFFVDFNIDMIDVDEDFIEKEVLEEASDDISVLLTGCSYDDKILSRIKEEVKLKKSYNSIVLIYNFQYDNAVSNFEGFDFVTATSYL is encoded by the coding sequence ATGGAAGTACATGGAATGGTTTCAATATGGTTAGGGAATATGGAAACGCAAGATCAGTTAGATGTATATATGGAGGTTACATATGATGAAGAAGGAGACTCTATACCAGCAAGGTTTTTTGTTGATTTTAATATTGATATGATTGATGTAGATGAGGATTTTATTGAAAAGGAAGTGTTAGAAGAAGCGAGTGATGATATTTCTGTGTTGTTAACGGGATGCTCATATGATGATAAAATACTTTCTCGAATTAAGGAAGAAGTTAAATTAAAGAAATCCTATAATTCTATCGTATTAATTTATAATTTTCAGTATGACAATGCCGTTAGTAATTTTGAAGGCTTTGATTTTGTAACTGCTACAAGCTATCTATAG
- a CDS encoding ankyrin repeat domain-containing protein: protein MDKIQIAKRIRESIKSGQLNTLRDLLEREPKMLEYVMPFGTWLHVATAHGQLEIIDYLINSGINIHAKGGTFSTNALERAATKGYLHIAEDLIKHQVEIDTSEPDRNPLFAAIHSSHFEIVKLLVMNGIDITIKYSGNNMKDMDAYTFAVERGEMKIAEYLKCKLNEKV from the coding sequence ATGGATAAGATTCAAATTGCGAAAAGAATTAGAGAGTCTATAAAGAGTGGTCAATTAAACACGTTAAGAGATTTACTTGAGAGAGAGCCGAAGATGTTGGAATATGTGATGCCATTTGGTACGTGGTTACATGTAGCGACAGCGCATGGACAGTTAGAAATAATAGATTACTTAATCAATTCAGGAATTAATATTCATGCAAAGGGTGGGACTTTTTCTACAAATGCCCTTGAAAGAGCTGCTACGAAAGGATATCTACATATTGCAGAGGATCTCATTAAACACCAAGTTGAAATAGACACTAGTGAGCCGGATCGAAATCCTCTGTTTGCTGCAATACATAGCAGTCATTTTGAAATCGTTAAATTGCTAGTTATGAATGGTATAGATATAACGATAAAATATTCTGGTAATAATATGAAAGATATGGACGCTTATACGTTTGCTGTTGAAAGAGGAGAGATGAAAATTGCTGAATATTTAAAGTGTAAGTTGAATGAGAAAGTATAA
- a CDS encoding antitoxin YezG family protein, whose translation MEKELNRLYREVAETVNEMIPEEWEKFYFYAQISETGGGTYFFYNNLRSKEKYKYSVGIPFKYEVDEEEFERKEDSLYKLSKELRNVFKDNQQKLWYSFTMSLEHSGKFNMHFDYTNWFDTEYSFSDQMIIWKHKYLGEVPIDENAKALINKYDNEFPNNPI comes from the coding sequence TTGGAAAAAGAGCTGAATAGGTTATATAGAGAGGTAGCGGAAACGGTTAATGAAATGATTCCAGAAGAGTGGGAGAAATTTTATTTTTATGCTCAAATATCAGAAACTGGAGGGGGAACATACTTTTTCTATAACAACCTCAGAAGTAAAGAAAAATATAAATATAGTGTGGGAATTCCTTTTAAATACGAAGTTGATGAAGAGGAATTTGAAAGGAAAGAAGACTCTTTATATAAATTGAGTAAGGAATTAAGAAATGTTTTCAAAGATAATCAGCAAAAACTTTGGTACTCCTTTACGATGTCTCTTGAACATAGTGGGAAATTTAACATGCATTTTGATTATACAAATTGGTTCGATACAGAATATAGTTTTAGTGATCAAATGATTATTTGGAAACATAAATACTTAGGCGAAGTACCAATTGATGAAAATGCTAAAGCGCTAATTAATAAGTATGATAATGAATTTCCGAATAATCCTATTTAA